A region of the Centropristis striata isolate RG_2023a ecotype Rhode Island chromosome 20, C.striata_1.0, whole genome shotgun sequence genome:
CATATCAAGAGATAAAGCAGCATAGCTTTTAAAGTAACCCACGGAAATATAAATGTGGTGTGAGTGATAAGGTTCAAAAACCAATCGTCGTATTTGTAAATTAGACGTTGTCCAATCAAATTCACCTTGAGGCGGGATCATCAGGATGGGTCcatggaaaaaaaaggtttgacaGCTAAGCAGTCAGCAGAGGGAGAGCTTCCTGCACATAGTTTTGTTATTTGGGTTGTTGGCCTATATTGCCGTTCCGTCGAATAGCAGCCCCATCATGACATCCACCATAGACGAAAGCAATAAAGAAAAGGTAAGTTAAATGGGTCTTGGCATGTAAATTGCACCAAAAGTCTGCCCGATAGCATTAAGGTAGCTGCTTTCTGGCTAAGTTATTGCCGCtaacttgtgttgttttctgtctgcatAACGCTAGCGTCTGGCTAAAGCTAGCTAACATTTTATCGATAAAGCTATAAAGAAGTGGGTGGCGTTTAAACCCAGTGGTGTCAAATAGTGTTTATGCAGGGTAAAGGTGTTATTTGATAATGTTACCTAGCACACTGAGCGTGTTAAAACACGAAAAGGTTAACGCTACTTGGCCATTACAGCACATACCGTAAAAAGTTGCCGAAAAGTAACATATGACACATATTATATGTTTTACTACGCTTTGACTCCATTAAACGACTGAATTGCAGAGTTGTGCAGCACACTGGCCTGTGACAACTCAGTGAGCTAAGACTATTGCCATTCTGACAGGTGTTTAACTAACTTTATTCTAATCctcttgattttattttgcaggGTTTAAGGGTGTAATCAACTTAAATAGTAGTTTTGGGTGATGTTGATTTGCAGCTGTTGAATTGTGTTATACTGaaaggattttttaaatatgtatttttcgcTCCATTTAAACCAATAAGGTAAAACTGTAAAGAAACGTGCTTGAAATTCTATGTAGACCTTtctaaaacagttaaaacaacaacaaaaaaccaacATTATACTATTTGTGATGGTTTTACATAAACTGGCAACTGAGTGTAAGCTCTGTGTAAATGTTAATCAGCAAGAGAGTAAATagtaaatactttatttatgctGTAGGCCATAATGTAGCAGATCAACAAGGGTGTGGAACTAGGCCTTAAAGTGAAAGCAGGACTGGAGTCTGTGCTTAGTTATATCCAAAATGAACTGTATCCAGACCTTTTACCCACCATCACCTAGACACTTTAAACTCCAAACTCACGGATTAATGATTTCTAATGGAAATTAACTTTATGGATTGAGCTTGATCTCTATCGATTGAGACTGTTCCTGATtaagtatgtttttgtgtgtctaacTTCCTCATTGTGAAGTTgtacctgtttgtttgtttgtttgtttgtttgtttgttttgtttatatgtgtgtgtgtgtgtgtgtgtgtgtgtgtgtgtgtgtgtgtgtatatatatatatatatatatatgtatatatatatacacacacacaatgtgtatatgcatgtatgtatatatattgacAAGCTAGAAAAGAGTCCAGACACTTAGGATGTGTTAGTGTTGCTGCGTTACTGGTTAAACACTTTGCTGATACCGTTAACCatcttaattattatttctgacTCATTATTGATGTTATTGAATCATTCTTCAAAAAAGTTATAAACTGTACTTCATTTGTGTCCCTGCTACATGCAATcccactttttattttacatgtaaattttcAGTTAATTATGGTGTATTCTTTCTCCTTAGATGCGCTCTGTGTCAGTGGATCTAAACAACGATGCCTCTCTTCTCATTGATATTCCTGATGCACTCTGTGAAAGGGACAAAGTCAAGTTTACTGTCCatacaaaggtaaaaaaaaaatatatgtatatatatatttgaaccCCAGCACATGAAATTACTCTTAACCTCATACTATTCTACCAGGATTGCTGACATGTTGACAGTTTTCTTTACAAAAtactattaaattaattttgtttccaGACCACACTTAGCTCTTTCCAGAAGCCAGAGTTCTCTGTCCCAAGGCAGCATGAAGACTTCATCTGGCTACATGACACTCTGGTAGAGACTGAGGAGTATGCTGGCCTAATAGTAAGTTGGACTACCTTCAGACATGACTCACTCAAATGGACAGAAGCTGTAATATTTGTCTTTGACACCTGTGTACTCAATGAaaaaagaagactttaaaacaTAGGCCCACAGATCAACAGCCATCCTTTAAAAAAGGTTTAATAGTATTTAATGCAACACCTTTAACCTTTCATGAATCTTAAGTCACTTATTTCCTGCTTTATTATTCATAGATTCCTCCAGCGCCCCCAAAGCCTGACTTTGAGAGCCCAAGAGAGAAGATGCACAAACTGGGGGAAGGTGAAGCCACTATGACCAAGGAGGAGTACACTAAAATGAAGCAGGAGCTGGAGGCGTGAGTGTGAcactcaaacaaaaaaaacaacaacacatatttCTTTGTTATACATAAATGTTATACAAAAAACATcttgctgtatgtttttttcctttttagtgAATACCTGGCTGTGTTCAAGAAAACTGTCCAAGTGCATGAAGTCTTTCTGCAGAGATTGTCCTCTCACCCTGTTTTGAGCAAAGACAGAAACTTCCAGATTTTCTTAGAGTATGACCAGGATGTGAGTTCCCTATAATGCTGACTTCCTTTCCCAGTGTGTGTCAGTTGGAATAGAGGAAGTCGAGTTTACTAGACTTGTGACACATGGCCTACATCCTGCTGTGATCAGCAGTTATGCTTATCTGTGTAGTCTTTGTCAGTTAGTGGCTGTGGTGTTTGTTAACAGAACTTCGCTAACTGTTAAACTCTTTATATACATAACTACTAGTCTGATAAAAGAGAAGAGGCAACATGTATTTATGGACCGTATCCTGACACAATATACTATTGGTAGAATCACCATAATTAGTTCAGTTCCCACTTcaacatatacaaataaatcatattGCTCCCATTGATTTAATGTGTACCCACTCTAAATTCTGTAATTTTAGCTCACTGTGAGGAGAAAGAATGCCAAGGAGATGTTTGGTGGATTCTTCAAAAACATGGTGAAGTCAGCTGATGAGGTCCTTATCTCAGGAATTAAGGTGAGACTGATGTATATCTACTtacattatacagtcatggaaaaaattattagaccaccctttttcttcaatttcttgttcattttaatgtctataTCTCGTAATATCTCGtaagagtttaagagctgatatctagccattttccatggttttcttgataataaccaaaatcattatcaagcaaaccattgaaaatggctagatatcagctcttaaattaaactcttatgagctatttttgtaatattttagttgtaccaggcaaaaatgaacaataaactgaagaaaacaaggttggtctaatatttttccatgactgtatgtataacAGCATTCACAGCCccaattcattttgtgtgtgtttatgtcctGCCCAGGAAGTTGATGACTTTTTTGAGCAGGAGAAGACATTCCTGCTTGACTACTACAGCAAGATAAAAGACTCAACTACCAAAGCAGAGAAAATGACCCGCTCGCACAAAAGTATAACAGGGTTTTTATGTCACCACATTGCAGTTATCAGTTGATGCTGAGTTGTGTAGAacaaatttatttcattttggaaTTAGTCTAGCTTTAATTGCTAATTTCTGTTATGATGTTACAGATATTGCGGATGATTACATTCACATCTCTGCCACTCTGAACACTCTCTCTGCTGATGATAGCACGGCTAATAAAAAGTGAGTTTGATATATAATGTAATGAATTTTATGCTAATACTTTTATGTAAAGGGTGATTTTCTAAAGCTGCATTATGGTGATGTTTGCATGCTTATTGTTTTAAATTTCATCATTGGCAAAGCTGTTGCAGAGTTtcccatttttttgtttttacttttttctctcaggCACCTGGAGAAGTTGTCAGACCTGTTTGAGAAGCTCAGAGTGAGTAAAACCTCTCCAATTACCAACAAACTGAGACTACTTTCTAAATAATTCTTCTGATTCATGGATGCGTTGTGGTGGCTATTAGAAGTCTTTATTTGTCTCCCTGCAGAAAGTTGAGGGAAGAGTTGCATCTGACCAGGAGCTGAAACTCACAGAGCTGCTCAGATATTACATGAGAGACATCCAGGCTGCCAAGGTGAGACATGTTCATATTCTGCTTTCATACAAGACTCAAATGAAGTTCACATATTGCTGCATTTCACTTTATGTGACCCATTCTACCCAGACACAACAGTACTcagtgaaattaaaaacactctAAGTGCCATGGATCAAGGCTCAGAATTAATCCTCATTGTCCATTATAAGTGGATCTGAATTAAGATTTATGGGTAAAGTTGAAGAGAAAACAATCTGCATTACTCAGGGCTTTGTGATGAATGAATCTAAATAAATCACATATATCAGTATTTGCAGTGCGAAGCATTTAAACATATTCAAAGCCTCGTGAACCCACTGCAGTCCATTGCAATCCATTTAGCAATTGAGTTGGTTAATCAGTCACAAGTTGACTTACCCAGTTTGTTCTGTaattaattactcaaaataAATGTGCTATTACAGCCCTAATTTGTATCTAATTGCCTTGAGGAGCAGAAGTGTGTGTATTTCTCGATCAATTACTTTCTTTCCAGTACATCTTCTGTTAAAATCTGTCTTTTGCAAATATGGAATTAGATTTTGAATGATTTGATGTTGAGCTTTATGGATTGCTAGATAAGTTATCTCTAAAATATTTCTAGTGCATTTGCTTTGCTTTCGGTCCCCCAGTTATTCCCTTATTTCTCACGGGTCATTTCTCATCTGGAACATGTCAGGACCTTCTGTACAGGCGAGCCAGGGCATTAGTTGACTACGAGAACTCTAACAAGGCTTTGGACAAGGCTCGACTGAAGAGCAAGGACATTCCCCAGGCAGAAGAGCACCAGCAGCACTGCCTGCAGAAGTTTGACAAGCTCTCAGAGTCTGGGAAGAAAGGTTTGTGCATCCATGCATAAGAAATGCAGTTTCACTCTGtacttgtttctgtgtgtgtaaaacGGAATGCACTGTGcacactttttcaaaactgttacaATGTTACCCCCATAGAACTCACCAATTTCAAGGGCAGGCGTGTTGTGGCCTTCAGGAAGAACCTCATAGAGATGGCTGAGCTGGAGATAAAACATGCCAAGGTGAGCAGCACAATACAGCAGACTGgtttacacaaaaacaaaaaataatactcATATAATACTCATATAGGCACAAACAATGAAGTATGCATGATGTGTTAACTTTGTCATTGCATGggaaatatttatatatctggCCCCAGATGTTTTTCCATTTGCTGGTTTGCAGCCATTTTCCTATCAGCCAAGATAATAGCAAATTGTATCTGCTGTGTAGACCTTTTATCTGCAAATTGTAAGATTTCTGCTGACGACGTTTATCATCTACCACTGgcgctttgttgttgtttacatgctgTGGTTTAGTTAGTCATTTGCGAAAAACTGAAACACCTAGGTGGCAACAAAATGCAGGCAGTGTATTACTGGAAGCAGTAAACATTGGAAAATTAAGTTTAACACACCTTTTTCTTGGTGCATTTAATCATTTACACTAGTTTACACCAAGTAAATATACGTGCCCTTGAATACTCCCAAGAAACAGAATTCTAAATCACCAAAatgaaattagaaaataaatccaaatatatttcTTACCTTCTATACCATATTACCCATATCCCTGTGTCAGTGATTATAGTATATTCCAGGTTCATAATCATTGTCTTTGCAGCTTCatcttcaaaccttttgtcCTTTCAGTGAGGCTGTTCTGTGTGATTGAATGGAAATTTTCCCACTTTGGCTTGTGCTCAACTTGATGCTCATGCACCTTTTTGTGGATTTCTCTTTATCAATGTTATAGTGTTTACATGGCTTATTATGTTCAATCAGGATGACTATTTGTTAAGGTTCCCATAAGTAAGATATGTTGTTTACACTTTCCTGATTATGGCTGGGATAGTGTGCAtctgaatgttttatttggTGAAGTATTGGATGTCCTCATGACTTGGAACAGAACAGACTATTCTTCAGGAGTATTAATGCTTTTTCCCCCTGTCCCCACAGAACAATGTGACTCTATTGCAGGGATGCATTGAGCTGCTCAAGAGCAACTGACAAGTATTCAAGTATTCCTGTCCTGCCATCACCAAGTGACCAGTCATAAAAAATGGAGACCTGGCGCCCCTGGGGCCTTGCATGGACATGATTTCACGCCCCATCTCTGCTCCCACCCATGGGTCTGATGCCACTTTAAAACCCTGCATGAGACCAAGTGTCTCATAAGCAGAATGTCTTCATGTTTACAGAGTCCCTGTCCTCTGGTCCGCGGTCCATCCTTTTCTATTATTTATGGAAGTCTAACTTGATGTGAATGCCTTTAGAGAACGAGGCTGCCAACATTAAGGTCTTCCATCCCTTTGCAGAACCATTAGAGGTGATTatctgttttttcttatttttacattatgcaCATAATACAAATCTTGcctttttgataatatttttgcCAACATAAATTCTGACTCTAAGCTTTGCTCTTATGTACaattctgaatactttttttttttttaaggcttaAGAGCATATTTTTTCGCATAGCCATAACATACGTTTTATGATTCATATGCTTAATCTGTTGGGGCTTTTTGTTTGCTAATGGAACAGTTTTACACAAGCAAATCCAGTGCCTGGAAAAACCATCCTCATGCCCTGCATGCCTGGGCTCTGAGATTAGAGTACAACCAAACCAACCCTTTAATAAGAAAAACTCATGACAAGACAGATCATCTTCTTGTGTTCTAAAATAGCTGCAGTTCAACTCAGGAATGGACAGTTGGATCAGTCCCCACATTCTTGTTTGTAAGAAGTGGCTTCAGATCCCGCAGTTATCAAAGATACACATTAGTTTTGCAAATTTCAGCAAGAAATTGGTGAGGAGAATAAGTGGAACAGTTTGAgcatttagcatttttatttgCACAAGGCATACATTATACCCCTGCACTACATGTATCACATCCTCAGCAACCTCTTCCCTCTTCTTTACTCTGCCCATTCGCTTTTCAGTGTAATTTAgttgtttctctttattttgcTCTAAATTTTCCATTTGTTACTGATGGGGTGTGTATCATGTATCAGACCTGATATATTTACCAGATCCcctaaacagtttatttaaagcaGTTATGAAAAGATGCACTAAGAAGATGAAAACGATTTTCCAATCATGACCAGGCTCAGAGATGTGTTAAAATGCATTATAGTTTTTTAAGAAATTGAATGTATTTCTAATGGATTCCAACGAAGTGAATTCCTTTACATTATGCTTTTCTTACAGGACATTAGCCTTTTTATAAATTTGTAATAATGGCATTGAATAAATCCTACTTTCCCAAGATCCATCTGTaccattttgtatttgtttttaggGTTGATAACTGACATTCAAGCAACAATATAATGaaacttatatatttttttgtatgaaaacgcactgaattttaaattttaaagagCACTATATCATACCACTAGGTGGTGGTATCTATCTATCCTGTATCCTGTTTCCACTAAGCTTTACCACATGGGCTCCTGACTTTTAACAGCTGTATACACCTTTGTGTTAAATCCATTGACTGTGTGGTGCATTAGACTTTAAGGAAATACCAGAGC
Encoded here:
- the snx5 gene encoding sorting nexin-5 yields the protein MTSTIDESNKEKMRSVSVDLNNDASLLIDIPDALCERDKVKFTVHTKTTLSSFQKPEFSVPRQHEDFIWLHDTLVETEEYAGLIIPPAPPKPDFESPREKMHKLGEGEATMTKEEYTKMKQELEAEYLAVFKKTVQVHEVFLQRLSSHPVLSKDRNFQIFLEYDQDLTVRRKNAKEMFGGFFKNMVKSADEVLISGIKEVDDFFEQEKTFLLDYYSKIKDSTTKAEKMTRSHKNIADDYIHISATLNTLSADDSTANKKHLEKLSDLFEKLRKVEGRVASDQELKLTELLRYYMRDIQAAKDLLYRRARALVDYENSNKALDKARLKSKDIPQAEEHQQHCLQKFDKLSESGKKELTNFKGRRVVAFRKNLIEMAELEIKHAKNNVTLLQGCIELLKSN